A single Brassica rapa cultivar Chiifu-401-42 chromosome A04, CAAS_Brap_v3.01, whole genome shotgun sequence DNA region contains:
- the LOC103863632 gene encoding probable glucomannan 4-beta-mannosyltransferase 15 isoform X2, translated as MVLLPKPLIFLHDLSLALFTFHEEGLKASVDGVGLSMYTMWNSMRSTLIVPVFRCLVALCLIISVLVSIESVYMNLVILYVKLFGRKPEKVYKWEEMQKDMELGHQNYPVILIQIPMYNEREVFELSIGAACRLMWPSDRLIVQVLDDSTDPDIMELISTECAKWAKDINIKYERRDNRNGYKAGALKHGMRHSYVKQCNYVVIFDADFQPETDYLQRTIPFLIHNPELALVQARWKFVNANTCLLTRMQEMSLNYHFMAEQQSGSTRHAFFGFNGTAGVWRIAAMEEAGGWKDRTTVEDMDLAVRVGLLGWKFVFINDVEVKSELPSQFKAFRFQQHRWSCGPANLFRKMTMEIIHNQRVKIWKKFYVIYSFFFLRKIMIHSFTFFFYCVILPISVFVPEVKIPNWATIYVPSVITLLSAIATPRSFYLLIFWVLFENVMAMHRAKGTLIGLFEGGRVNEWVVTEKLGDSVTTELLPQSRKPRYGFLERVNSKEMVMGIYILCCACYDFFFGNAFLYLYLLMQAAAFLISGVGFVGS; from the exons atggttCTGCTTCCGAAGCCTCTCATTTTCCTACACGATTTATCTCTCGCCCTCTTCACG TTCCACGAAGAAGGTCTTAAAGCATCCGTGGATGGTGTGGGGCTAAGCATGTACACTATGTGGAATTCTATGAGGAGTACACTCATAGTTCCAGTGTTCAGGTGTTTAGTGGCTTTGTGTTTGATCATCTCAGTCTTAGTTTCCATAGAAAGTGTTTACATGAATCTCGTAATCCTCTACGTCAAGTTGTTTGGCCGCAAACCAGAGAAAGTCTACAAATGGGAGGAAATGCAGAAAGATATGGAGCTAGGTCACCAAAACTACCCAGTGATTCTTATCCAAATCCCAATGTACAACGAACGAGAG GTATTTGAATTATCTATAGGTGCTGCATGCAGACTAATGTGGCCATCGGATCGACTAATCGTTCAAGTTTTAGACGATTCCACTGATCCGGACATCATG GAACTGATAAGCACGGAGTGTGCAAAATGGGCAAAAgacataaacataaaatatgaaAGGCGAGACAACAGAAATGGCTATAAAGCTGGAGCTCTGAAACATGGCATGAGGCACAGTTACGTCAAGCAATGCAACTATGTAGTCATCTTTGATGCTGATTTCCAGCCGGAGACGGATTACCTTCAGCGCACTATCCCATTTCTTATCCACAACCCTGAGCTCGCTCTCGTCCAAGCCCGGTGGAAATTTG TGAACGCGAACACATGTTTGTTGACAAGGATGCAAGAGATGTCGCTCAACTACCATTTCATGGCAGAGCAGCAATCTGGATCCACGAGACATGCTTTCTTTGGCTTTAAtg GAACGGCGGGAGTATGGAGAATCGCAGCGATGGAAGAAGCCGGAGGATGGAAAGACCGGACGACAGTAGAGGACATGGACTTGGCAGTTCGTGTTGGTCTTCTTGGCTGGAAGTTTGTTTTCATAAATGATGTCGAG GTGAAAAGCGAGCTACCAAGCCAATTCAAGGCCTTTAGATTCCAGCAACACCGGTGGTCTTGTGGTCCAGCAAATCTCTTCCGGAAAATGACGATGGAAATTATTCACAACCag AGAGTAAAGATCTGGAAGAAGTTTTATGTGATCTACAGCTTTTTTTTCCTAAGGAAGATCATGATTCATtccttcactttcttcttctactGTGTCATTCTTCCTATAAGTGTATTTGTTCCCGAAGTCAAAATTCCAAATTGGGCAACTATATACGTTCCTTCTGTCATCACCCTTCTCAGTGCCATTGCCACCCCGAG ATCATTCTACCTCTTGATTTTTTGGGTCTTATTCGAAAATGTAATGGCTATGCACCGGGCCAAGGGAACACTCATTGGCTTATTCGAAGGTGGGAGAGTTAATGAATGGGTTGTCACCGAGAAATTAGGAGATTCTGTTACCACTGAGCTACTCCCTCAGTCGCGAAAGCCTCGCTACGGATTTCTCGAAAG AGTAAATTCAAAAGAGATGGTGAtgggtatatatatattgtgttgtgcATGCTACGACTTTTTCTTCGGAAAcgcatttttatatttatatctcTTGATGCAAGCTGCAGCCTTTCTCATCTCCGGAGTTGGTTTTGTTGGATCTTAA
- the LOC103863632 gene encoding probable glucomannan 4-beta-mannosyltransferase 15 isoform X1, with protein sequence MVLLPKPLIFLHDLSLALFTVMFHEEGLKASVDGVGLSMYTMWNSMRSTLIVPVFRCLVALCLIISVLVSIESVYMNLVILYVKLFGRKPEKVYKWEEMQKDMELGHQNYPVILIQIPMYNEREVFELSIGAACRLMWPSDRLIVQVLDDSTDPDIMELISTECAKWAKDINIKYERRDNRNGYKAGALKHGMRHSYVKQCNYVVIFDADFQPETDYLQRTIPFLIHNPELALVQARWKFVNANTCLLTRMQEMSLNYHFMAEQQSGSTRHAFFGFNGTAGVWRIAAMEEAGGWKDRTTVEDMDLAVRVGLLGWKFVFINDVEVKSELPSQFKAFRFQQHRWSCGPANLFRKMTMEIIHNQRVKIWKKFYVIYSFFFLRKIMIHSFTFFFYCVILPISVFVPEVKIPNWATIYVPSVITLLSAIATPRSFYLLIFWVLFENVMAMHRAKGTLIGLFEGGRVNEWVVTEKLGDSVTTELLPQSRKPRYGFLERVNSKEMVMGIYILCCACYDFFFGNAFLYLYLLMQAAAFLISGVGFVGS encoded by the exons atggttCTGCTTCCGAAGCCTCTCATTTTCCTACACGATTTATCTCTCGCCCTCTTCACGGTAATG TTCCACGAAGAAGGTCTTAAAGCATCCGTGGATGGTGTGGGGCTAAGCATGTACACTATGTGGAATTCTATGAGGAGTACACTCATAGTTCCAGTGTTCAGGTGTTTAGTGGCTTTGTGTTTGATCATCTCAGTCTTAGTTTCCATAGAAAGTGTTTACATGAATCTCGTAATCCTCTACGTCAAGTTGTTTGGCCGCAAACCAGAGAAAGTCTACAAATGGGAGGAAATGCAGAAAGATATGGAGCTAGGTCACCAAAACTACCCAGTGATTCTTATCCAAATCCCAATGTACAACGAACGAGAG GTATTTGAATTATCTATAGGTGCTGCATGCAGACTAATGTGGCCATCGGATCGACTAATCGTTCAAGTTTTAGACGATTCCACTGATCCGGACATCATG GAACTGATAAGCACGGAGTGTGCAAAATGGGCAAAAgacataaacataaaatatgaaAGGCGAGACAACAGAAATGGCTATAAAGCTGGAGCTCTGAAACATGGCATGAGGCACAGTTACGTCAAGCAATGCAACTATGTAGTCATCTTTGATGCTGATTTCCAGCCGGAGACGGATTACCTTCAGCGCACTATCCCATTTCTTATCCACAACCCTGAGCTCGCTCTCGTCCAAGCCCGGTGGAAATTTG TGAACGCGAACACATGTTTGTTGACAAGGATGCAAGAGATGTCGCTCAACTACCATTTCATGGCAGAGCAGCAATCTGGATCCACGAGACATGCTTTCTTTGGCTTTAAtg GAACGGCGGGAGTATGGAGAATCGCAGCGATGGAAGAAGCCGGAGGATGGAAAGACCGGACGACAGTAGAGGACATGGACTTGGCAGTTCGTGTTGGTCTTCTTGGCTGGAAGTTTGTTTTCATAAATGATGTCGAG GTGAAAAGCGAGCTACCAAGCCAATTCAAGGCCTTTAGATTCCAGCAACACCGGTGGTCTTGTGGTCCAGCAAATCTCTTCCGGAAAATGACGATGGAAATTATTCACAACCag AGAGTAAAGATCTGGAAGAAGTTTTATGTGATCTACAGCTTTTTTTTCCTAAGGAAGATCATGATTCATtccttcactttcttcttctactGTGTCATTCTTCCTATAAGTGTATTTGTTCCCGAAGTCAAAATTCCAAATTGGGCAACTATATACGTTCCTTCTGTCATCACCCTTCTCAGTGCCATTGCCACCCCGAG ATCATTCTACCTCTTGATTTTTTGGGTCTTATTCGAAAATGTAATGGCTATGCACCGGGCCAAGGGAACACTCATTGGCTTATTCGAAGGTGGGAGAGTTAATGAATGGGTTGTCACCGAGAAATTAGGAGATTCTGTTACCACTGAGCTACTCCCTCAGTCGCGAAAGCCTCGCTACGGATTTCTCGAAAG AGTAAATTCAAAAGAGATGGTGAtgggtatatatatattgtgttgtgcATGCTACGACTTTTTCTTCGGAAAcgcatttttatatttatatctcTTGATGCAAGCTGCAGCCTTTCTCATCTCCGGAGTTGGTTTTGTTGGATCTTAA
- the LOC103863632 gene encoding probable glucomannan 4-beta-mannosyltransferase 15 isoform X3, with protein MVLLPKPLIFLHDLSLALFTVFELSIGAACRLMWPSDRLIVQVLDDSTDPDIMELISTECAKWAKDINIKYERRDNRNGYKAGALKHGMRHSYVKQCNYVVIFDADFQPETDYLQRTIPFLIHNPELALVQARWKFVNANTCLLTRMQEMSLNYHFMAEQQSGSTRHAFFGFNGTAGVWRIAAMEEAGGWKDRTTVEDMDLAVRVGLLGWKFVFINDVEVKSELPSQFKAFRFQQHRWSCGPANLFRKMTMEIIHNQRVKIWKKFYVIYSFFFLRKIMIHSFTFFFYCVILPISVFVPEVKIPNWATIYVPSVITLLSAIATPRSFYLLIFWVLFENVMAMHRAKGTLIGLFEGGRVNEWVVTEKLGDSVTTELLPQSRKPRYGFLERVNSKEMVMGIYILCCACYDFFFGNAFLYLYLLMQAAAFLISGVGFVGS; from the exons atggttCTGCTTCCGAAGCCTCTCATTTTCCTACACGATTTATCTCTCGCCCTCTTCACG GTATTTGAATTATCTATAGGTGCTGCATGCAGACTAATGTGGCCATCGGATCGACTAATCGTTCAAGTTTTAGACGATTCCACTGATCCGGACATCATG GAACTGATAAGCACGGAGTGTGCAAAATGGGCAAAAgacataaacataaaatatgaaAGGCGAGACAACAGAAATGGCTATAAAGCTGGAGCTCTGAAACATGGCATGAGGCACAGTTACGTCAAGCAATGCAACTATGTAGTCATCTTTGATGCTGATTTCCAGCCGGAGACGGATTACCTTCAGCGCACTATCCCATTTCTTATCCACAACCCTGAGCTCGCTCTCGTCCAAGCCCGGTGGAAATTTG TGAACGCGAACACATGTTTGTTGACAAGGATGCAAGAGATGTCGCTCAACTACCATTTCATGGCAGAGCAGCAATCTGGATCCACGAGACATGCTTTCTTTGGCTTTAAtg GAACGGCGGGAGTATGGAGAATCGCAGCGATGGAAGAAGCCGGAGGATGGAAAGACCGGACGACAGTAGAGGACATGGACTTGGCAGTTCGTGTTGGTCTTCTTGGCTGGAAGTTTGTTTTCATAAATGATGTCGAG GTGAAAAGCGAGCTACCAAGCCAATTCAAGGCCTTTAGATTCCAGCAACACCGGTGGTCTTGTGGTCCAGCAAATCTCTTCCGGAAAATGACGATGGAAATTATTCACAACCag AGAGTAAAGATCTGGAAGAAGTTTTATGTGATCTACAGCTTTTTTTTCCTAAGGAAGATCATGATTCATtccttcactttcttcttctactGTGTCATTCTTCCTATAAGTGTATTTGTTCCCGAAGTCAAAATTCCAAATTGGGCAACTATATACGTTCCTTCTGTCATCACCCTTCTCAGTGCCATTGCCACCCCGAG ATCATTCTACCTCTTGATTTTTTGGGTCTTATTCGAAAATGTAATGGCTATGCACCGGGCCAAGGGAACACTCATTGGCTTATTCGAAGGTGGGAGAGTTAATGAATGGGTTGTCACCGAGAAATTAGGAGATTCTGTTACCACTGAGCTACTCCCTCAGTCGCGAAAGCCTCGCTACGGATTTCTCGAAAG AGTAAATTCAAAAGAGATGGTGAtgggtatatatatattgtgttgtgcATGCTACGACTTTTTCTTCGGAAAcgcatttttatatttatatctcTTGATGCAAGCTGCAGCCTTTCTCATCTCCGGAGTTGGTTTTGTTGGATCTTAA
- the LOC103863632 gene encoding probable glucomannan 4-beta-mannosyltransferase 15 isoform X4, with amino-acid sequence MYNEREVFELSIGAACRLMWPSDRLIVQVLDDSTDPDIMELISTECAKWAKDINIKYERRDNRNGYKAGALKHGMRHSYVKQCNYVVIFDADFQPETDYLQRTIPFLIHNPELALVQARWKFVNANTCLLTRMQEMSLNYHFMAEQQSGSTRHAFFGFNGTAGVWRIAAMEEAGGWKDRTTVEDMDLAVRVGLLGWKFVFINDVEVKSELPSQFKAFRFQQHRWSCGPANLFRKMTMEIIHNQRVKIWKKFYVIYSFFFLRKIMIHSFTFFFYCVILPISVFVPEVKIPNWATIYVPSVITLLSAIATPRSFYLLIFWVLFENVMAMHRAKGTLIGLFEGGRVNEWVVTEKLGDSVTTELLPQSRKPRYGFLERVNSKEMVMGIYILCCACYDFFFGNAFLYLYLLMQAAAFLISGVGFVGS; translated from the exons ATGTACAACGAACGAGAG GTATTTGAATTATCTATAGGTGCTGCATGCAGACTAATGTGGCCATCGGATCGACTAATCGTTCAAGTTTTAGACGATTCCACTGATCCGGACATCATG GAACTGATAAGCACGGAGTGTGCAAAATGGGCAAAAgacataaacataaaatatgaaAGGCGAGACAACAGAAATGGCTATAAAGCTGGAGCTCTGAAACATGGCATGAGGCACAGTTACGTCAAGCAATGCAACTATGTAGTCATCTTTGATGCTGATTTCCAGCCGGAGACGGATTACCTTCAGCGCACTATCCCATTTCTTATCCACAACCCTGAGCTCGCTCTCGTCCAAGCCCGGTGGAAATTTG TGAACGCGAACACATGTTTGTTGACAAGGATGCAAGAGATGTCGCTCAACTACCATTTCATGGCAGAGCAGCAATCTGGATCCACGAGACATGCTTTCTTTGGCTTTAAtg GAACGGCGGGAGTATGGAGAATCGCAGCGATGGAAGAAGCCGGAGGATGGAAAGACCGGACGACAGTAGAGGACATGGACTTGGCAGTTCGTGTTGGTCTTCTTGGCTGGAAGTTTGTTTTCATAAATGATGTCGAG GTGAAAAGCGAGCTACCAAGCCAATTCAAGGCCTTTAGATTCCAGCAACACCGGTGGTCTTGTGGTCCAGCAAATCTCTTCCGGAAAATGACGATGGAAATTATTCACAACCag AGAGTAAAGATCTGGAAGAAGTTTTATGTGATCTACAGCTTTTTTTTCCTAAGGAAGATCATGATTCATtccttcactttcttcttctactGTGTCATTCTTCCTATAAGTGTATTTGTTCCCGAAGTCAAAATTCCAAATTGGGCAACTATATACGTTCCTTCTGTCATCACCCTTCTCAGTGCCATTGCCACCCCGAG ATCATTCTACCTCTTGATTTTTTGGGTCTTATTCGAAAATGTAATGGCTATGCACCGGGCCAAGGGAACACTCATTGGCTTATTCGAAGGTGGGAGAGTTAATGAATGGGTTGTCACCGAGAAATTAGGAGATTCTGTTACCACTGAGCTACTCCCTCAGTCGCGAAAGCCTCGCTACGGATTTCTCGAAAG AGTAAATTCAAAAGAGATGGTGAtgggtatatatatattgtgttgtgcATGCTACGACTTTTTCTTCGGAAAcgcatttttatatttatatctcTTGATGCAAGCTGCAGCCTTTCTCATCTCCGGAGTTGGTTTTGTTGGATCTTAA